One segment of Aquimarina sp. BL5 DNA contains the following:
- a CDS encoding DUF6452 family protein, translated as MKLYKTLVLMICCLIAVYLSSSCERDDLCAEDTPTTPFLIIKFIEDGTVSDIKQPNELQVKAVGFEGIIDFTTNQDSIMIPLRIDALLTDFEFTIDSDVDEDDNTDETPNTDTLSFQYTPVEEYVSSACGFRVTYNGLTESFIQEEDNQNWIKEITIQEGDVTNETAAHVFIFH; from the coding sequence ATGAAGTTATACAAAACTTTAGTCCTTATGATTTGCTGTCTTATTGCGGTCTATCTAAGTTCCAGTTGTGAACGAGATGACTTGTGCGCAGAAGATACGCCAACTACACCATTTCTGATTATTAAATTTATTGAGGATGGTACGGTATCTGATATTAAACAACCAAATGAGTTACAGGTAAAAGCTGTCGGATTCGAAGGAATTATTGACTTTACAACAAATCAAGATTCTATCATGATCCCTTTAAGAATAGATGCTCTTCTAACGGATTTTGAGTTTACAATAGATTCTGATGTTGATGAAGATGATAATACTGACGAAACTCCTAATACGGATACATTAAGTTTTCAGTATACACCTGTAGAAGAATATGTAAGTAGTGCATGTGGTTTTAGAGTCACTTATAATGGACTAACTGAGAGCTTCATTCAAGAAGAAGATAATCAAAACTGGATTAAAGAAATAACGATACAAGAAGGAGACGTAACCAATGAGACAGCTGCACACGTATTTATTTTTCATTAG
- the rocD gene encoding ornithine--oxo-acid transaminase — MAVLEKLTSQQAIDLENKYGAHNYHPLPVVLNKGEGVYVWDVEGKKYYDFLSAYSAVNQGHCHPKIVGAMMEQAQTLTLTSRAFYNDKLGEYEKFASEYFGFDKLLPMNTGAEAVETALKICRKWAYEKKGIAENEAQIIVCENNFHGRTTTIISFSNDPVARKNFGPYTAGFIKIEYDNLKALEEALENNKNVAGFLVEPIQGEAGVYVPSEDYLSKAKALCEKHNVLFIADEVQTGIARTGRLLATCGNCSCSDKNCSGTPNVKPDVLILGKALSGGAYPVSGVLANDDIMEVIKPGNHGSTFGGNPVAAAVAVAALEVVRDEKLAENAYQLGELFRSELNEYIKTSNIVNLVRGKGLLNAIVINDDEESETAWNICVALKENGLLAKPTHGNIIRFAPPLVMTKEQLLECVEIIVKTLRAFE; from the coding sequence ATGGCTGTTTTAGAAAAATTAACGTCTCAACAAGCAATCGATTTAGAAAACAAGTATGGAGCTCATAACTATCACCCTTTACCGGTAGTTTTAAATAAAGGAGAAGGTGTATATGTTTGGGATGTAGAAGGAAAAAAGTATTATGATTTCTTAAGTGCATATTCTGCTGTTAATCAAGGGCACTGCCACCCAAAAATAGTAGGAGCAATGATGGAGCAGGCACAGACATTGACACTAACTTCTCGTGCATTTTACAATGATAAATTAGGGGAATACGAGAAATTTGCTTCAGAGTATTTTGGTTTCGATAAGTTGTTACCAATGAATACTGGTGCGGAGGCTGTAGAGACAGCATTAAAGATATGTAGAAAATGGGCCTATGAAAAGAAAGGTATTGCTGAGAATGAAGCACAGATTATAGTATGTGAGAATAACTTTCACGGAAGAACTACTACAATAATTTCTTTTTCTAATGACCCTGTAGCTCGTAAGAATTTTGGGCCATATACAGCAGGATTTATAAAAATCGAGTATGATAATCTTAAGGCATTAGAAGAAGCGTTAGAAAATAATAAAAATGTAGCTGGATTTTTAGTTGAGCCTATACAAGGAGAAGCTGGTGTCTATGTTCCTTCCGAAGATTATTTGTCTAAAGCAAAAGCATTATGCGAGAAACACAATGTGTTGTTTATAGCAGACGAAGTTCAGACAGGAATAGCAAGGACAGGTAGATTGTTAGCTACTTGTGGTAATTGTTCTTGTAGTGATAAAAACTGTTCTGGAACACCTAATGTAAAGCCTGATGTATTGATTCTTGGTAAAGCATTGAGTGGTGGAGCTTATCCTGTTTCTGGAGTATTAGCGAATGATGATATTATGGAAGTGATTAAGCCTGGTAACCACGGAAGTACTTTTGGAGGGAATCCTGTAGCGGCAGCAGTCGCAGTTGCAGCACTAGAAGTTGTAAGAGATGAAAAACTTGCAGAAAATGCATATCAGTTAGGAGAGTTATTTAGGTCAGAATTGAATGAATATATCAAAACATCCAATATTGTCAATCTTGTTCGTGGTAAAGGATTGCTAAATGCTATTGTGATAAATGATGATGAAGAAAGTGAAACCGCATGGAATATTTGTGTTGCTTTAAAAGAAAATGGATTATTAGCAAAACCAACTCATGGGAACATCATACGTTTTGCTCCACCATTAGTAATGACTAAAGAACAGTTGCTAGAATGTGTTGAAATTATTGTTAAGACACTTAGAGCATTTGAATAA
- a CDS encoding CCC motif membrane protein, which translates to MEKQTLPNATLILVFGILSIVGCCCYGILGVIFGVVALVLAKKATAMYTENPELYEGYNNVKTGKILAIIGLIISALYVISLIIIFTTIGYDGYMEMVREQMGQY; encoded by the coding sequence ATGGAAAAACAAACCTTACCTAACGCTACTCTTATTTTAGTATTTGGTATTTTATCAATTGTAGGATGCTGCTGTTATGGAATTCTTGGTGTTATTTTTGGGGTCGTAGCATTGGTTCTTGCCAAAAAAGCTACTGCAATGTATACAGAAAACCCAGAACTATATGAAGGATATAATAATGTAAAAACTGGAAAAATATTAGCTATTATTGGATTGATTATAAGTGCTCTTTATGTGATATCTCTAATAATTATTTTCACAACCATAGGTTATGATGGTTATATGGAAATGGTTAGAGAACAAATGGGACAATATTAA
- a CDS encoding TonB-dependent receptor — translation MKNLHFLFVFFLALTSHNIIAQNAVVKGVVLDESNKPIVGANVSYENSGTLTDENGVYVLSIPANEDIKIKISHVGLKDFTFTINLKENQEYELNPILKTDIEQISEVIITGRERKVVEGITTLDPETIRITPSANAGVEGLLKTLPGVSSNNELSTQYSVRGGNFDENLVYVNEIEVYRPFLIRSGQQEGLSFVNTDLVRNVDFSAGGFQAKYGDKLSSVLDITYRRPTRFDLTADLSLLGGSIAAGGITKNKKLAGVVGVRYRDNSLLVDARQTQTNFRPRFADLQTYLSYNFSDKFELGFLGNIAINKYDYEPLTRQTNFGTITNPIALTIFYDGQEKDQYETYFGALKGTYQANENLTLKLIGSAYHTQEQEYFDIFAAYFLGTVNTDIGSEDLGEVEFNEGIGSQLTHARNDLDALIFNLEHKGTYIADEHQIDWGIKYTSEDIRDRIQEYEVIDSAGFSIRPPGTFINDQPYNPNASPIVPFTSVRATNMVTIDRFSGYAQYSFRTNIKEHEIWMNAGIRAHNWNVSGDGISSTSQTVFSPRAQIAVKPNWKADMIFRLSGGWYHQPPFYRELRDIQGTVQPDVKAQQSIHLVAGNDYSFNMWDRPFKLTTELYYKKLTDVNSYTVENVRIRYRANNNAEAYAAGFDLRLNGEFVPGTESWVSLGLLKTEENLDNRGYISRPTDQRVKVGALFQDYVPTIPNLKMYLNLVYQTGVPGGSPSNADPYNFQTRLRDYRRADLGISYIVVDQKIRRKEGSFFNKFRELNVGFEIFNVFDNLNSITNTFVRDAASQQQFSIPNFLTQRVFNVRLGMKF, via the coding sequence TTGAAAAATCTCCACTTCCTTTTTGTTTTTTTTCTAGCCCTCACAAGTCATAACATAATAGCTCAAAACGCAGTCGTAAAAGGTGTTGTTCTTGATGAATCCAACAAACCAATTGTTGGGGCTAATGTATCCTATGAAAATTCTGGAACACTAACGGATGAAAATGGTGTATATGTACTTAGTATTCCTGCTAATGAGGACATAAAAATTAAAATAAGCCATGTAGGACTAAAGGATTTTACTTTTACTATTAATTTAAAGGAAAACCAAGAATACGAATTAAACCCTATATTAAAAACAGATATTGAGCAGATCAGTGAAGTAATTATCACTGGTAGAGAACGAAAAGTTGTAGAAGGAATTACTACGTTAGACCCAGAAACAATTCGTATTACTCCCTCCGCTAATGCAGGTGTAGAAGGCTTACTAAAAACATTACCGGGAGTAAGTTCTAACAACGAACTAAGTACTCAATATTCGGTAAGAGGAGGTAATTTTGATGAAAACTTAGTATATGTAAATGAAATAGAAGTATATCGCCCTTTTCTTATTCGTTCTGGACAACAAGAAGGACTTAGTTTTGTAAATACAGACTTGGTAAGAAATGTAGATTTCTCTGCGGGTGGTTTTCAGGCTAAATATGGAGATAAACTTTCTTCTGTTCTAGATATTACGTATCGCAGACCTACACGATTTGATTTAACAGCCGACCTGAGTTTGTTAGGAGGAAGCATAGCGGCTGGAGGAATAACTAAGAACAAGAAACTTGCAGGAGTAGTAGGTGTTCGATATAGAGATAATAGTCTTTTAGTAGATGCCAGACAAACTCAAACTAATTTTAGACCTAGATTCGCGGATTTACAAACATATCTTTCTTATAATTTCTCAGATAAGTTTGAATTAGGTTTTCTAGGTAATATTGCAATCAACAAATACGATTATGAACCTTTAACTCGTCAAACCAATTTTGGTACAATTACGAATCCAATTGCATTAACAATTTTCTATGATGGTCAGGAAAAAGATCAGTATGAAACTTATTTTGGCGCATTAAAAGGCACATATCAAGCTAATGAAAATTTAACTTTAAAATTAATTGGTTCTGCATATCATACACAAGAACAAGAGTACTTTGATATTTTTGCAGCTTACTTTTTAGGCACCGTAAATACAGATATTGGTAGTGAAGATCTTGGTGAAGTTGAGTTCAATGAAGGTATTGGCTCTCAGCTAACTCATGCGAGAAATGACTTGGATGCTTTGATATTTAATCTGGAGCACAAGGGAACCTATATTGCGGATGAGCATCAAATAGATTGGGGTATAAAATATACTTCTGAAGATATTAGAGATCGAATCCAGGAATATGAAGTTATTGACTCTGCCGGATTTTCGATTCGTCCTCCAGGTACTTTTATTAATGATCAACCTTATAACCCCAATGCAAGTCCCATTGTTCCTTTTACCAGTGTAAGAGCTACTAATATGGTTACTATTGATCGATTTTCGGGATACGCTCAGTATAGTTTTCGAACCAATATCAAAGAACATGAAATTTGGATGAATGCAGGAATAAGAGCTCATAATTGGAATGTTTCGGGGGATGGAATTAGTAGTACTTCTCAGACGGTTTTTAGCCCTAGAGCACAAATAGCTGTTAAACCTAACTGGAAAGCAGATATGATCTTCAGACTTTCTGGAGGATGGTATCATCAACCGCCTTTTTATAGAGAACTAAGAGATATTCAAGGAACTGTTCAACCAGATGTAAAAGCTCAGCAATCCATCCACTTAGTTGCGGGTAATGATTACAGTTTTAATATGTGGGACAGACCTTTTAAACTTACCACAGAATTATATTATAAAAAACTTACAGATGTTAATTCATATACTGTAGAAAATGTAAGAATTCGATACCGAGCCAATAATAATGCTGAAGCATATGCCGCTGGGTTTGATTTAAGGCTAAATGGTGAATTTGTTCCCGGAACTGAAAGCTGGGTAAGTCTTGGTTTGCTAAAAACTGAAGAAAACCTTGATAACAGAGGATATATCTCAAGACCTACAGATCAAAGAGTAAAAGTCGGAGCACTTTTTCAGGACTATGTGCCTACAATCCCTAATTTAAAAATGTACCTTAATCTTGTATACCAAACAGGTGTTCCTGGTGGTTCACCAAGCAATGCTGACCCTTATAACTTTCAGACAAGATTAAGAGATTATCGAAGAGCAGATTTGGGGATTTCTTATATCGTAGTAGATCAAAAAATAAGACGTAAAGAAGGGAGTTTCTTTAATAAATTTAGAGAATTGAATGTAGGTTTTGAAATTTTCAACGTTTTTGACAATCTTAATTCTATCACGAACACCTTTGTTAGAGATGCTGCCTCTCAGCAGCAGTTTTCTATTCCAAATTTCTTAACCCAAAGAGTTTTTAATGTACGGTTAGGTATGAAGTTTTAA
- a CDS encoding CD225/dispanin family protein encodes METNQPRPKNYLVESILVTIFCCLPLGIVGIINASKVNSAYDQGNFEEANKASADAKKWTKIGFIIGIVATVLYLIFVFAMGGLAILGGGSY; translated from the coding sequence ATGGAAACTAATCAACCGAGACCTAAAAACTATCTTGTTGAATCTATTTTAGTAACAATATTCTGTTGTTTACCTTTAGGGATTGTTGGCATTATCAACGCCTCTAAAGTAAATTCTGCTTATGATCAGGGCAATTTTGAAGAAGCAAATAAAGCTTCTGCTGATGCCAAAAAATGGACAAAAATTGGATTTATCATAGGAATAGTAGCAACTGTCCTTTATTTAATATTTGTGTTTGCTATGGGAGGCCTAGCTATTTTAGGAGGTGGTTCATATTAA
- a CDS encoding DNA mismatch repair protein MutS translates to MIKIGDIVSVLDEPITGKVISLNGNEITITSDDGFDMVFMANELVKEQSDNLIVPSYEEIEKNLQEKEVFKKKPKRPLIKPKERNIPPMEVDLHIHKLVKSTKGMANHEMVTLQLDTAKRQLDFAISKRIPRVVFIHGVGQGVLKEELKYLFGRYDNISISDADYKKYGLGAMEIYILQNPKNR, encoded by the coding sequence ATGATTAAGATAGGAGATATAGTTTCGGTATTAGACGAGCCCATTACCGGTAAAGTAATTTCGTTAAATGGTAACGAGATAACCATTACATCCGATGATGGTTTTGATATGGTTTTTATGGCTAATGAATTAGTGAAAGAGCAATCTGACAATTTAATTGTTCCTTCTTATGAAGAAATAGAGAAAAACCTACAAGAAAAAGAGGTTTTTAAAAAGAAACCTAAAAGACCGCTAATAAAACCCAAAGAAAGGAATATACCTCCGATGGAAGTAGACCTTCATATACATAAGTTAGTCAAATCTACAAAAGGAATGGCTAATCACGAAATGGTTACTTTGCAACTAGATACCGCAAAAAGACAATTAGATTTTGCAATCAGTAAACGTATTCCGAGGGTAGTTTTTATACATGGTGTTGGGCAAGGAGTTCTAAAGGAGGAGTTAAAGTATTTGTTTGGCCGATATGATAATATTAGTATATCAGATGCAGATTATAAAAAATATGGGCTTGGCGCTATGGAAATATATATATTGCAAAACCCTAAAAACAGATAG
- a CDS encoding DUF6768 family protein, whose translation MKNKMEDIDQLIKETLTNEEAKFYDELDEQNLLEMVGGLFKTRNSWVIIIMFIVNFVVFGLFIYCLIQFLNTDNTNELIRWSVAGFFCVMITAMLKLYSWMQMDKNALLREIKRLELQISSIASKYQE comes from the coding sequence ATGAAAAATAAAATGGAAGATATCGATCAATTGATAAAAGAAACTTTAACTAATGAAGAGGCAAAGTTTTATGACGAACTAGATGAGCAAAATCTACTAGAGATGGTTGGAGGGCTTTTTAAAACGAGGAATAGTTGGGTTATTATTATAATGTTTATTGTAAACTTTGTGGTATTTGGGCTTTTTATCTATTGTTTAATTCAGTTTTTAAATACAGATAATACGAATGAACTTATAAGGTGGAGTGTAGCAGGATTTTTCTGCGTTATGATAACGGCAATGCTTAAGTTGTATTCTTGGATGCAAATGGATAAAAATGCACTACTAAGAGAAATTAAAAGACTGGAGTTACAGATTTCATCTATTGCTTCGAAATATCAGGAATAA
- a CDS encoding CCC motif membrane protein → MENKQQLPNATLVLIFGIVSIVTCFCYGIIGLIFGIVALVISKQSIKLYNENPELYYGYENLKAGRICAIVGLSLSSLYLLFIIGYLVFVGAMMPWGEILNQ, encoded by the coding sequence ATGGAAAACAAACAACAATTACCTAACGCTACTCTTGTTCTGATCTTTGGAATTGTTTCAATAGTTACTTGCTTTTGTTACGGAATTATTGGATTAATATTTGGAATAGTAGCCTTAGTAATTTCGAAACAATCAATCAAACTTTACAATGAAAATCCGGAACTCTATTATGGATATGAAAACCTAAAAGCTGGAAGAATTTGTGCAATAGTTGGTCTCTCTCTTAGTTCGTTATATTTATTATTCATCATTGGATACCTAGTTTTTGTTGGCGCAATGATGCCGTGGGGTGAGATATTAAATCAATAG
- a CDS encoding RNA polymerase sigma factor — MTNTNKTFDSLLVLQCQSGNKKAAAILVKRWHEKLCKQAYWYSKDIEASKDIAQDSWSTILLKIHNLKDPNSFGSWALTIVTRKSYDWLRKNKKELENIDFYHKNEVSIKYDVYDKDDNIMILLKNAIKTLPSDQQMVLHLFYLESYSVKQIAEIANISVGTVKSRLFTAREKLKQILKSKNYEK, encoded by the coding sequence ATGACCAACACTAATAAAACATTTGACTCTTTGTTGGTATTACAGTGCCAATCCGGAAATAAGAAAGCTGCAGCAATTCTTGTGAAACGATGGCATGAGAAATTATGTAAACAGGCATATTGGTATAGTAAGGATATAGAAGCCTCTAAAGATATCGCTCAAGATAGTTGGAGCACAATATTATTAAAAATTCATAATCTAAAAGATCCTAATAGTTTCGGAAGTTGGGCATTGACTATAGTTACAAGAAAGTCTTATGATTGGCTCCGAAAAAATAAAAAGGAATTAGAGAATATAGACTTTTATCATAAAAATGAAGTATCAATAAAATATGATGTATATGATAAAGATGATAATATAATGATATTATTAAAAAATGCTATAAAAACCTTGCCAAGTGATCAACAAATGGTGCTTCATCTTTTTTATCTCGAAAGCTATAGTGTGAAACAAATAGCTGAAATAGCTAACATTTCTGTAGGTACTGTAAAATCTCGCTTGTTTACCGCCAGAGAAAAATTAAAACAAATTCTAAAAAGTAAAAATTATGAAAAATAA
- a CDS encoding cysteine desulfurase family protein produces the protein MQKVYFDSAATTQVRPEVIDKMTLVLREDYGNPSSTHGFGRSAKNHIEQARKNIAKHLGVKASEIIFTSGGTEADNLALNSAVRDLGVKHIITSKIEHHAVLHTVQEIQSQTNISISYVNINLDGSVDYNHLEKLLVASSDKTLVSLMHVNNEVGTILDIDRVGNLCMEQEALFHSDMVQSIGHLDVNLSELQVDFTAVSAHKFHGPKGVGFAYIKKNSGLKPLIYGGEQERGYRGGTEGVHNIAGMDEALRLAYEHMVEEKAYISNIKQYFIDQLKERIDGVKFNANCCDLDHSTYTLINVCLPISQEKSGILLFQLDIKGIACSKGSACQSGSGKGSHVLTEILSEEDMLKPSIRFSFSKYNTKEEVDYVIGVLKEFIED, from the coding sequence ATGCAAAAGGTTTATTTCGATAGTGCTGCAACTACACAGGTACGCCCCGAAGTGATAGATAAGATGACTTTGGTGCTAAGAGAAGATTATGGAAATCCTTCTTCTACTCACGGATTTGGGAGATCTGCTAAAAATCATATTGAGCAAGCACGAAAAAATATTGCAAAACATCTAGGTGTAAAAGCTTCAGAAATTATTTTTACATCAGGAGGAACTGAAGCTGATAATCTGGCATTAAATAGTGCTGTTAGAGATTTAGGTGTAAAACATATTATTACTTCAAAAATCGAACATCATGCGGTTTTACATACAGTTCAGGAAATACAATCACAAACTAATATATCTATAAGTTATGTGAATATTAATCTAGATGGTTCTGTTGATTATAACCACTTAGAAAAGTTATTGGTTGCTAGTTCCGATAAAACATTAGTAAGTTTAATGCACGTGAATAATGAGGTTGGAACTATCCTAGATATCGATAGAGTGGGTAATTTATGTATGGAACAAGAAGCTCTTTTTCATAGTGATATGGTACAATCGATAGGCCATCTAGATGTAAATCTTAGTGAATTACAGGTTGATTTTACTGCTGTTAGTGCTCATAAGTTTCACGGTCCAAAAGGAGTTGGGTTTGCTTATATAAAAAAGAATTCTGGATTAAAACCATTGATTTACGGAGGAGAGCAGGAGAGAGGATATCGTGGTGGAACTGAAGGAGTACATAATATTGCAGGTATGGATGAGGCATTGCGTCTGGCGTATGAACATATGGTTGAGGAAAAAGCATATATTTCCAATATAAAGCAATATTTTATAGATCAGTTAAAGGAACGAATTGATGGAGTCAAGTTCAATGCAAACTGTTGTGATTTAGATCATAGTACCTATACTTTAATCAATGTGTGTCTTCCGATATCCCAGGAAAAATCTGGTATTCTTTTGTTTCAGTTAGATATCAAAGGGATAGCTTGTTCTAAAGGAAGTGCTTGCCAAAGTGGAAGCGGCAAAGGCTCTCACGTATTAACAGAAATACTTTCTGAAGAAGATATGCTAAAACCTTCTATTAGGTTTTCTTTTTCTAAATATAATACCAAAGAAGAAGTAGATTATGTGATTGGTGTTTTAAAGGAGTTTATAGAGGATTAA
- a CDS encoding DUF2752 domain-containing protein: MKVKHLIIGIFCISLISLYYFYNPEGKLFPFPKCPFFSLTGLHCPGCGSQRALHQLLHFNIIQTLNHNALYILGILTIVYNLVIKGINHYSKKNYFNYLYHTKTPIIIGIIVVAFWILRNIPHEPFSCLAP, from the coding sequence ATGAAAGTAAAACATCTAATTATAGGGATATTTTGTATATCATTAATATCCCTATATTATTTTTATAATCCAGAAGGAAAACTTTTTCCTTTTCCTAAATGTCCTTTTTTTAGCCTTACTGGGCTACATTGTCCAGGATGTGGAAGTCAAAGAGCATTACACCAGTTACTACATTTCAATATAATTCAAACACTTAATCATAATGCTTTATATATACTAGGGATATTGACTATTGTATATAACCTTGTTATCAAAGGAATAAATCATTATTCTAAAAAAAATTACTTTAATTATCTTTATCATACCAAAACTCCTATTATCATAGGAATAATCGTTGTTGCATTTTGGATTTTAAGGAATATTCCTCACGAGCCATTTTCTTGTCTAGCGCCATAG
- a CDS encoding DUF2752 domain-containing protein, protein MSLEKYMFPCLNKKLFGVDCLGCGLQRSLALLFRGEFVAAFQMYPAIYPLLTLLFFLGFNFFIKFKHDSLIKVILTIISVLTMVVSYLIKMKFIFN, encoded by the coding sequence ATGTCTTTGGAAAAGTATATGTTTCCTTGTCTAAACAAAAAACTTTTTGGTGTGGATTGTTTAGGATGTGGCTTACAACGGTCGTTAGCTCTGTTATTTAGAGGAGAATTTGTTGCTGCTTTCCAAATGTATCCGGCAATATATCCTTTACTAACTCTTCTTTTTTTCTTAGGATTTAATTTTTTTATTAAATTTAAACACGATTCACTTATTAAAGTGATTTTAACTATTATATCTGTGCTTACAATGGTTGTGAGCTATCTAATCAAAATGAAATTCATTTTTAACTAA
- a CDS encoding DUF2752 domain-containing protein, with amino-acid sequence MNEIITFLEDNLLFCPSKEFIGIECLGCGLQRSFILLIKGEFLHSIMMYPALIPMLIMICYLISHIYFSFKNGASILKYFYFLNIILIVVNYFIKQLSYT; translated from the coding sequence ATGAATGAAATAATAACTTTTCTTGAGGACAATCTCCTGTTCTGCCCTTCTAAAGAGTTCATAGGAATTGAATGTTTAGGTTGCGGGCTTCAAAGAAGCTTTATTCTTTTGATAAAAGGAGAATTCCTGCATTCTATTATGATGTATCCTGCCTTAATCCCTATGCTAATTATGATTTGTTATTTAATTAGCCACATTTACTTTAGTTTTAAAAATGGTGCAAGTATCCTTAAATACTTTTATTTCTTGAATATAATCCTTATTGTTGTCAATTATTTTATCAAACAATTATCATATACATAA
- the rlmD gene encoding 23S rRNA (uracil(1939)-C(5))-methyltransferase RlmD, which translates to MARKNRKQVFENIEVIDAGAKGKSIAKAPDGKIIFINNAVPGDVVDIQTTKKRKAFYEGSATTFHKKSDKRVDPACKHFGTCGGCKWQFMGYEHQLSYKQQEIVNNLTRLGKIELPTVTPILGSEDQFFYRNKMEFSFSDSRWLTLEEIQSDTEIENRNALGFHIPGMWDKILDIDTCHLQEDPSNAIRNKVKVFATENNLPFYNARNQSGFLRTLMMRIVSTGEIMVLVQFFYEDVEKRTLLLDYIISEFPEITSLQYVVNTKGNDTIYDQEVICYHGKDHIEEEMEGLRFKINAKSFYQTNSKQAYELYKITRDFAGLTGNELVYDLYTGTGTIAQFVAKKAKKVIGVEAVPEAIEDAKTNAKHNNIDNVEFYVGDMKKVFTTEFITTHGQPEVVITDPPRDGMHKDVVGQLLNISPDKIVYVSCNSATQARDLSLLDSMYKVTKVQPVDMFPQTHHVENVVLLEKR; encoded by the coding sequence ATGGCGAGAAAAAACAGAAAACAGGTTTTTGAAAACATAGAAGTGATTGATGCGGGCGCAAAAGGAAAAAGTATTGCCAAAGCTCCTGATGGAAAAATCATTTTTATAAACAATGCGGTTCCAGGTGATGTAGTAGATATACAAACCACAAAAAAACGAAAAGCTTTTTATGAAGGGTCTGCAACTACTTTTCATAAAAAATCCGATAAGCGAGTAGATCCAGCTTGTAAACACTTTGGCACCTGCGGTGGATGCAAATGGCAATTTATGGGATATGAGCATCAACTATCATATAAACAACAAGAAATAGTTAATAACCTGACACGCTTAGGCAAAATAGAATTACCTACTGTAACTCCGATTCTAGGTTCCGAAGATCAGTTTTTCTACAGAAATAAAATGGAGTTCTCTTTTAGCGATAGTAGATGGTTAACATTAGAAGAAATCCAAAGCGACACAGAAATCGAAAACCGTAACGCGTTAGGATTCCACATTCCAGGAATGTGGGATAAAATTTTGGATATAGATACATGTCATTTACAAGAGGATCCTAGTAATGCGATTAGAAATAAGGTAAAAGTATTTGCTACTGAGAATAATTTACCATTTTATAACGCTAGAAACCAAAGTGGTTTTCTACGTACTTTAATGATGAGAATTGTATCTACTGGAGAAATTATGGTATTAGTTCAGTTTTTTTATGAAGATGTAGAAAAAAGAACATTATTACTAGATTATATAATTTCTGAGTTTCCTGAAATTACTTCTTTACAATATGTTGTAAATACAAAAGGAAATGACACTATATATGATCAGGAAGTAATCTGTTATCACGGAAAAGATCATATCGAAGAAGAAATGGAAGGTTTACGTTTTAAAATTAATGCTAAATCTTTTTACCAAACCAATTCTAAACAAGCATACGAACTATATAAGATAACTAGGGATTTTGCAGGTCTTACAGGAAATGAATTAGTATATGACTTATATACCGGTACAGGTACTATTGCTCAATTCGTAGCTAAAAAAGCAAAAAAAGTGATTGGTGTTGAAGCAGTGCCTGAAGCTATTGAAGATGCCAAGACAAATGCAAAACATAACAATATTGACAATGTAGAATTCTATGTTGGGGATATGAAAAAAGTGTTTACGACAGAATTTATAACAACTCACGGGCAACCAGAAGTCGTTATAACTGATCCGCCAAGAGATGGAATGCATAAAGATGTCGTGGGCCAATTATTAAACATCTCACCGGATAAGATTGTATATGTAAGTTGCAATAGTGCAACACAAGCAAGAGATTTATCGTTATTAGATAGTATGTATAAGGTTACCAAAGTACAACCGGTAGATATGTTTCCACAAACGCACCACGTAGAAAATGTGGTTTTATTAGAAAAAAGATAA